The following DNA comes from Cryptococcus deuterogattii R265 chromosome 2, complete sequence.
CGGATGTGGATGGGgtcgaagatgagattgtgGAATAGCCTGAAGTCCGAGCGGATTGAAGAGAGTGCACACTGTCCGAGCGTACTCTGCTGTGGATAACACCGACATCTTTAGGAGGAGGACCATCTTTGCCAAAAACAGCAATGGCAAGGCGACCGTGGCCCAAAAgcttcctccctctcacGGCTAGTATGAACCCTTTGGGTAACCCCAGTATTCGGGATTCGAGGGCTTGTAGGGACTGATAATCTGGGAATTGCTTCTGCACCATGAGGAACAGCGAGGTGATCGGGTACCGGACATTGAATGTTGGATAAGTCGAGATCCGGCTCGACAATACCCTTTGGCAGATCCATTCTGGAAGGACGGAAGCGCAGATAAAGCGGattggagatgaaggacgCCCTCATTTCAGGTTTTGATAATGGACGAGAAAGTACCGAGAAGTCGTCGACAGAATTACATTCGGGAGCTCGAGTCGAAGGTAACTCATCGACTTGCAATGAAGTATGCGAAGTGCTCCAAGACTGGTTAAAATCGAGGTCGCATATCAAATCGCGCAGAACGGCCAGTCTTCGTTGAGTAGAgttcctcctcttttgaTCCATACCCATACTTGTGCATCCAGTTTCAGTAGAAGACGCTAATGTCCTACTGGCATCCAGGCCGATCATGATATGAACAGTCTCTTCGCTATGGAGAGATTTTGAGACATAAGTCGAAGGGGTTATGGTTGAAATTGAGTCACTCGATGGTGAAACACTTCCTGTATGAATTGGCTTGGGTGATAAGAGATCTGATGAATAGATATCAGGACACGGAGTAGGTGACCTTAAAAGATGAGCTTGAGTGGCCAGACGGGTTGATGCGGACTCAAAAggcaatcttctcctgggAGGACGAGCGGAAACTTGAGAGGGCTGCATAACTATTGCAGAACGATCAGGGGTAGCAGACTGTTAAATATGGAAGTTAGGAGACAACTGTCGTATACACAATAGATGGTCCTGCCTGTTTAGCTAGTATTGTAAATTCCGAGCTGGGCACAAGTAAAAGCAATGAGTGGCTCATTGTGCGTTCTCTACAAGCGGTTTAATTCGAGGCTTCCTAGTTTTCTTGCTTCAAAAGCTTCATTGGTATTTCCAACACAACAACCTGCTCAGCGgtgttgtttgttttgaGGATTAAAGACTTTATGAGATGTTACGTGAGAAGTCCAGCTTCTACAAGAGGACAGATAATGATTGTGAAATCTGCAGCAAGCAATAGAGTGGTGGGATATTGATAAATAAAGGGCGTTCAGCCTGGACTCCAGAGTCTTGTCGACCTCAAATAGCTTTCAATTAAGGAAAGGGAATGTCCGTAAGGATGATTGAGAATCAAAGGAGGAATCGAAGTCCAGCCAAAGGCTGTCAGATGCGAAAGTAGTTGATTAGCCACCTCCTTGCTGGAATTTACACGAATATGATGGAAGGGACTCGTCAGTTCACCTGCAATTGCTAAGTGTGTGATAAACTTGTGGTGTTGTGTGCGTGGTAAGGATGAGGGGTAACAAAAATATTCGGTCAATCACAACAGTAAAACAGCAAGTTGCCTgcctcctttcctttctatGGAGCTAAAAGATCGTTGAGATACAGTGCTTACCAACAGTAGGCAGTATCAACAGTATAGCGATTACTTTTCCCTCCACAAAATTAATATTTCCTCACATGCTCATTCCCTAGACTCACAAGCCACACTGAATAAACCTTTACCTAGCTCACTGTTATGTTCTGCTGTCCTATTCGTGCAAACTGGTTTCATGCACACAAAGCAGAGTAGAATAGTGGTTGCGCAATGCGCCTGTGCCGTTATGCCTTTTGCGGCGACAGTACCAAGTACCATCGTGATGCATGTTGCATGGTGCATTTGATCGAAACAAAAGGATCGATTTcaggggagaagaggaagcttTGTTTCATCGTTTGTCGTCGGCTGTTGTTAGTCTGTAGTCTGTAGAGGGTCGCGACCAGACTGAGTCACTGAGTGTCCGATCACCCGACTCTGATCTGGCTCTGCTTGCAGCACGGTTATGGGGAATGGGGCTGTATGAACCACTCAACTGCGCCGGGGTTATCTTCTCGTCGATGATTCTTGCTGGCATTACTGTGGTTGCCAACCGCTGAAGAGCGGGCTACCGACGCTACGCTACTACACTTGTACTGATCGCACTCATCCACACGAAGTAAATGGTCGTGAAAGGTAACAAGACGGCGGTAattgttgatgataatTTGTCATCAGCTGAAAGAGAGCGGCAAAGGCCGTTTATATTTTCAGATAATCATCTTAGATGATGCCATTATAATTAATGGAATCAATTTGTGATGGCGCAAGCGGCATCCCCGGTTGCTCCAAAATACAAATTGCCCCTCACATCCTCCCGcccatttccttcttatAAATGTCTTTTACTGCTTTCCAGCGTCTCACAACACTCTCTACCCACATTACCAGAGCACCCATTTCCACTAGATACTTCGCTACCACACAAACCGCCAAAATAGGATCATCTATTTCAACTCCCAACATGAGCTCCGACGTTAAATATCTGGTCGATAAAGCCATCGCCGATAACAAAGTCGTCGTATTTTCGAAGACCTACTGCCCTGTGAGCTTTCGCCTCTGAAACGTCTAATCATTTCTGGGCGCCTCTCTGTGTAGATCATAACTGACCCGTGTTTTGGTAATTAGTACTGCAAGCGGGCTAAGTCTTACCTTGCCGAGGATACTAAGGACATCGAGATTCTTGAGTAAGTTGGTTCTTGTCATCTACACTACTTTAGGCTATCATGGCTGACATTTGTACAGACTCGACGAACGCGATGACGGTCGTATGTCTCCGTATCTGTGACGAATGGAAAATGTATTATGGTCGGATGCTGATTCGTCTTGTCATAGCTGCCATCCAAGCTTACCTCAAGGAACTCAACGGCCAGGGCACTGTTCCCCATGTCTATATCAACAAGGAGTTCATCGGTGGCTCCAGCGACctcctcaagctctctCACGAGcaggtcaagaagaagatctcTGCTGTCTCGTCCGCTTAGAGAGTTAGAATGATAGTCGCTTGTAGAGGATGCAAAGTATAATT
Coding sequences within:
- a CDS encoding glutaredoxin gives rise to the protein MSFTAFQRLTTLSTHITRAPISTRYFATTQTAKIGSSISTPNMSSDVKYLVDKAIADNKVVVFSKTYCPYCKRAKSYLAEDTKDIEILELDERDDGPAIQAYLKELNGQGTVPHVYINKEFIGGSSDLLKLSHEQVKKKISAVSSA